The genome window GCACAGCCTTCTCCAAAACTTACGATTCCACTCTGGATCCAGCGAGTGCCCTGCTTGCTGACCATTGGACCTCCTGAGTCTCCCTTTTAGGAGAGTGAAATATTTAGGAGGAGCAGTCGTTGAAGATGATGaattctgacacaaacacagtaaaactgattACCTGACAGGAGTCCTTCCCTCCAGCACTTAACCCAGCACACATCATGTTGTCTGTAACTGAGCCCACTCCATAGTCACAGTTACACTGTCTGTTCCCCACAACTGGCACCTCCACCTCCATTAGGTTTTGTGAACCAGAAGCTTAAGAGACACAaattcataaatataaatacaaaggAAATACAACAagataatttaatattttgcaGAACTTGCAGCTGCCTGAACCTAAAGCATGGTGCTGTTAAATAGCTTAGACCATGGtaagttaaaatatttcaacaacttGCCATACTCATACACTCATATgagtaatataaaatattttgctttttttccaaaACTATGTGTTTGTCAATGTCACAGGCAGATGATGTAAGCATCTTCACAAGCTGTAGTTTAATATTTACTAGTTATTTCCAGGTAAATATTTGAGAAAATATAGGAGTCATCCTTTCTCTGAAAGACTGTGTATTCTACTTGCTGTATGACTCACCTCCACTTGCAGTGGCACCCCAGCCAGTGACCCAGGAGTCAGTACCGTTGTAGAAGGTGCTGCCTGATGCTGCCAGGCATATGGGCTGAATGTAGCTATTAAGTGTCACTGGTGATGCAAGCTGCAGGAGGTAGATGTCGTTGTCATGGGTCTGACTGTTGTAGCTGGGATGAATAATGGCGTTCGCTATTTTCCGACTCTGTGAATTGGGGTTGGATCCAGATTGACTTTGGAGACCCAGTACCACAGTCACACTGCTTGGATTGATGCTGAGGTGATCAGGAGAGAAACAATAAAGTAATAAGATGTGAAAAGCAGAGGTTTTATCAAGTGTAGACAATACATATATAGAACTTACATTGTCTTAATATACctacaaaataataaagcagTATTTTGTTGCAGCAGATCAATAAGGTCTCCCAGTGTTTAAAACATGTCAGAGATAATCTAGAATTGTCAAGTAACCTGTAGCAGATAAAACTATGAAATGTACCTTTATAACGCTATTGCTTAGATACAAGTCCAACTATATAATCAGACTGTTTTGTCTATTTCTGAGTTGCTTGAGTGACGCGCATGTTAACTGATGGAACTGACTGAAAGaagcaaagcaacaacaaacactgcagcatgaTTTTGAGTCATTTGTagttggtttgttgttttacatcttGTCTAGTTAAATATCCACTCAACCCTCACTGCTCACCTTGAgaagcagtgagcagcagtcagCACCCACTGATTGTTGATGAGGGATCCTCCACAGAAATGGCCCCAAGATTCCTGCAGACTGACCTGCCAGGGCCAACTGCCTGCAGAGGCCACCTGTCCTCCAACAATCTTAGTGTTGAGTGGAGCCTGACCACACACTGAAGAGAGACACTGAGCAATAATCTCCCCTTTCAGATCAGCCTTCATGACTTCAGTTTGAAATTCTACATGTGTAAACTTTTGCTGAGGATTTTAATACTGGTGCTTCAATGATCTCACCTCTGTGCTACTGAACACATTTGTCCAGCAGATGTCCCAacaaaagatgtaaaatatgatATATGACATATAGAAATATGCATGAATAGACACTTACCATTAAGTTGTGAATTAGACTCTGAAGAAttgaaaaggaagaaacaacAATTCTTGAGAGAACAATTCTGTATTTGATATTTCAGACACACTAAAGTCAAGATCTAATGACAGTCTGTTATTAGGACTTGACTCCACACTCAAAAGGTTAGTAGTTAGTgcttatataaattatataagacactacattttaaagtttacatttcactttgacaaacagtaaaacactccTACACAATAAAGTACATTGTTTTTTCGtgacttttctctttcacagtCACCTTACAGAAACTGTCCTGCTGTTTTAATTGACCTCCATGATAAATTGCAACATACCATCTCGTTCCAAACTAGTTTCACTTCCTCCTCAGACATTGTTCATAAAAATGCTTTAACTCTATGAAACTATGTCCTTTATGGGTGTGTAACCACCAGCACATGTGCCAGACACAGAGTAGAATGTCAGCATAGTGACTGGAGGCGTTCACTGACTGTATGTATATCTGCTGACAGTCGTTCTCACATCTAGATGCAGGGATGCACGTGTTGCACCACTGCTATTACTACAGCCAATTTAATGACTGCCACTTCTAGTATCAGTGCAACAAAAGTTAGTGGATTATGATCTGCGTACCTCACTAGTGGATTTGCTTCACAGTCtacataaattataaaaagcTTCAGTGCTTAAATATGTGCCATCACTTCTTATTCTACAATAGAATATTCACTAACAGACATGGAGAGGCCCAGCTAGCAAACAGGGTTCAGTACATGTACTgaattgctgcttttctttaagGGGCCTTTTCCACCAAACCATTTCCAGTACTGGTTCAGACCCAGTGCTTTCTTATAAACCAATGTTTCGACAACCAAGGAAACAGCTTTTAGCCAGGAAAACTGGTTTCAGAGTGGTACCAACTCATAGTTGGCCTAGAACCAAGAACTGATTGCGTCAGGTGCTGGGGACTTGATTATTGTGCCCAAGGAGATTCGAAAAACAGTGTATCATTTGTTAGATATTTTTAACTGCTTTGTCAAATAAACCAGATAGCAGGGATTCGGCCACACATGTCCACAAATGCGTGAAACTATAACAAGTATAAATTCtgtatgtacatacatgtgtgcTAATCAAGTACTCTGTATAACAGGCTCCAACTAGTctaatttgattaaaataacTAGACATTCCTCCCACTCACCCATCACTACCGCTCATTGAATATTCAGTTAAGACCTGTACAGTTAAGAGAGATTTGTATTTACCTTGTGTCAGGAGAGTCAGCACAGTTAACACACAGATCACTTTGTAGAAAGCCATGATTAAAAGTCTATAACACTTCTCCAGAATAAATAGTCTTCGTCGCTTCCTGCCTTTGGTATAaactcctccctccttctcccatGACACACCTAATGTCTAACCACAAATCATCTGTATTTGCATCTATGAAACACTTGATTCTAATCAACCTAACAATAGAGAAATTAAAgctaaag of Anabas testudineus chromosome 8, fAnaTes1.2, whole genome shotgun sequence contains these proteins:
- the zgc:100868 gene encoding tryp_SPc domain-containing protein isoform X2; its protein translation is MAFYKVICVLTVLTLLTQESNSQLNVCGQAPLNTKIVGGQVASAGSWPWQVSLQESWGHFCGGSLINNQWVLTAAHCFSSINPSSVTVVLGLQSQSGSNPNSQSRKIANAIIHPSYNSQTHDNDIYLLQLASPVTLNSYIQPICLAASGSTFYNGTDSWVTGWGATASGASGSQNLMEVEVPVVGNRQCNCDYGVGSVTDNMMCAGLSAGGKDSCQGDSGGPMVSKQGTRWIQSGIVSFGEGCALPNFPGVYTRVSQYQSWINSHITSNQPGFITFTSTGTDSDLSVSCAGLPPPPTTSKPVVCGQAPMNSRILGGSPTAGMWPWMVSLQRNGSHVCGGTLVAVDYVLSDANCFSSSSRPSDWTAVLGQLKQNGSNPFEVTLNVTNITLSNLTGSNVALLHLGSQPTLSNYIQPICLDNGQTFTVGSTCWAAGWSSGRGGVEEVLQETQTTVVDCGNVTTIDSIW